AAAGCCCTTTCCGACTCCGTCGCCTGGTTCAAGGCTCAAAAAAGAGCGACTCAGCTCCGAATTGCGGCTATAATTTTGCTCCTGGCCTGGCTTTGCGGGATAAGCCTTCCTTCCACCGTCATCTCAGCTCTGGGAGCCAGAGACATAACCATACAAACAGTTCAGGAAATGGGCTTCTTAGTTACCCCAACTTTTACCCCAACCTCCACACCTACTTTTACTCCGACTCCAACTGTTACTCCCACTTTCACTCCAACCCCTGTACCTACCGCAACTCCAACAGCGACGTCCACACCCCAGCCTACACCAACTCCCACCCCAACTTTTACTCCTACACCGACTCCTACAAAAGTCAGAGCTGCTGGCGCTGGAACAACCTCTATTGTTTCTCCAATCCCGACACCCACTCCTATCCCAAGGGTCTGGGATGAGCGTCTTAATGCACTGGGGGTAAGGCTTGTGCCTGCCCCTGTTGCTCCTGGGCAGCCCTACTGGATGCTGGTAGAAGCTCGGTGGAACGATGAGATAGAAGCAGGAGGCAAACACAACATTTACATAAAGCTTTTAGACGAAAACGGCAATTTGGCTGTTGGGGAAAGAGTAATAATAGAATGGCCCACCGGGAGGGATGTAAAAGTCATCTTACCTGTTGAGGGCAAGGATTACCCCGTTGACTTCGGCATGTACGGAGTCCTGGGCTCTTACTCAGTATATGTTGAAGGTCTGCCGAGCGACAGGATTGAGGGGCTTGGCCTGGGGGACATCCAGAGGCCTAATTATACGATACACACCTGCTTCTATTTGACCTTTAAGAAGATCAGGAGGTAAAACTTTGAAGGTTTCGGGGGCCTTCCGCTGGGAGGCCCCTTTTTTTATTCCTCTTCTTCTTCCCATTCTTCCCCTACAAATTCCTCAGCCTCGTACATTTGCTCCAGTTCATCGTAGGCCTGCAGGATGCGATAGTATTCCCGTTCGGAGCAGGGGGTGTAAGGGGAGTAAAGGGCAAGTTCCCCACAGCGGGGGCAAAAGACCTCTTCTCCAAGTTCATCTTCCATGTCTTCTTCGCTCAGAGCATATTCAAAATCCAGCCCGCAATCCGGGCATTTGGCTTTAGTTTTATAAAACCTCATGCTTCCTATCCTCCTTAGCGATTTAAGAGCTAAAGGATTATATCACCGCTATTTCCAATGTGCAAGGAACTTGGCTTTACCCACATCCCAGAAGGCATCCAGGGCCTGGAGAAGAAGTTCCAATACGGCCAGGGTAGATAGAGCCCGTCCCGCTCACCCTTCAATCCCTGCTCGCTACCCAGAACAAGCAGCGAATGATGGAGATTCACCAACCGCCGGATGGCTTCCAGGCTGAGTTTGTCCATACGCTCCAAAGATGTGGGTAAAGTCAAGGCCAGGGAACTTTTGACTTCACCTATGCCCCAATGGGCCTTTACTCCTGACTTTCCAGCGCCAGCGACGGACACTGGATTAGCCATGGAGGTTTTCCGGGTTAGAGGATCAGGCCTCAGAACCGTTTGGCGTGTAGAAAACGCGCATGGGGCCCTGGCTTAGACTGTTTTCCAGGTGTTAAGTCGTCTCCCGAAACGTTTTTATCACATTGGCCCGGGTGATAAGGCTTCCCAGGCCTCTGGTTTCTCCGGGGGTTTAGCGGGCCCGCTTTTCTGCAATCCACCTGACAATGGCGGCAAAGGCCTCGGGGTCACGCCCTCTGCGGGTTGCCCCGAGGCCGTCCACATCGGGAAGGGAAAGGATTGCAGAGGCAAATTCAGGGGAAACGCTGCCTCCGTAAATTATCCGAACCCTTTCAGCTACCTCTCCAAAATCCTTCCTGAGCTTTCCCCTCAAAAAAGCGCACCCTTCCTCTATTCGCTCCAGGGAAGCTGGCTCTTCAACCCCTATCGCCCCTTCCGGTTCGTAAACGAAAACCATCCTCGCAATATCATCGGCCGAGCATTCCCGGGTTAAGGTTTCCAGCTGCTTTTGGAGGAACAACTCCAGTTTTCCGGAGAAATTAACGGGCTCTCCTACCAGCAGGATAGGACAGAGACCGGCTTCAATGGCGGCCCGGACTTTGCGGTTCACAAACTCATCATCTTCGCCGAAATGACGGCGGCGTTCCCAATGCCCTAGCATCACCCACCTGCATCCTGCATCCACCAGTAATTGCGCCGAGATTTCCCCGGTCCAGGCCAGGCCAGGGCCAGGGTGAAGGTTCTGGGCTCCGAGTTGTATCCCGCTTCCCTCCAGTTCCTGTCGGGCTACATAAAGGGCTGTGTAGGGTGGGCATATGACTATCTCCACTTTATCTGTGAGGCCTTCCACCAGCGGAAGGAATTTGCGAATAAAAGCCACGGTTTCTGATAGAGTCATGGCCATTTT
This portion of the Anaerolineae bacterium genome encodes:
- a CDS encoding triose-phosphate isomerase, which codes for MRKPFALANWKMAMTLSETVAFIRKFLPLVEGLTDKVEIVICPPYTALYVARQELEGSGIQLGAQNLHPGPGLAWTGEISAQLLVDAGCRWVMLGHWERRRHFGEDDEFVNRKVRAAIEAGLCPILLVGEPVNFSGKLELFLQKQLETLTRECSADDIARMVFVYEPEGAIGVEEPASLERIEEGCAFLRGKLRKDFGEVAERVRIIYGGSVSPEFASAILSLPDVDGLGATRRGRDPEAFAAIVRWIAEKRAR